One genomic region from Prochlorococcus marinus CUG1433 encodes:
- the sufB gene encoding Fe-S cluster assembly protein SufB, which yields MVNENLVKDVVKEPYKYGFVTDIETEKIEKGLNEDVIRLISHKKEEPKYLLDFRLKAFKKWQKMKEPDWAGLGYKQIDYQDIIYYSAPKQKEKISSLDEVDPKLLETFDKLGIPLTEQKKLTNVAVDAVFDSVSIATTFREELAEHGVIFCSISEAVKNHSDLIEKYLGTVVPASDNYFAALNSAVFSDGSFVYIPKGVTCPMDLSSYFRINSGDSGQFERTLIIAEESSSVSYLEGCTAPMFDTNTLHAAVVELVALDDASIKYSTVQNWYAGDEEGIGGIFNFVTKRGKCLGKRSKISWSQVETGSAITWKYPSCLLLGEESVGEFYSVALTNNLQQADTGTKMIHIGPKTKSTIVSKGISAGKSINSYRGLVKIGTKARGSRNYSQCDSMLIGDQASANTFPYIKSQQPNSEIEHEASTCRISEDQLFYLQSRGIEFEEAVSMMVSGFCRDVFNQLPMEFAAEADKLLALKLEGSVG from the coding sequence ATGGTCAACGAAAATTTAGTTAAAGATGTAGTAAAAGAGCCCTATAAATATGGTTTTGTTACTGATATTGAAACTGAAAAAATAGAAAAGGGGTTAAATGAAGATGTCATAAGATTAATTTCTCATAAAAAAGAAGAGCCAAAATATCTTCTTGACTTTAGATTAAAAGCCTTTAAAAAATGGCAAAAAATGAAAGAGCCTGATTGGGCAGGATTAGGATATAAACAAATTGATTATCAAGATATAATTTATTACTCTGCTCCTAAGCAAAAAGAGAAAATTTCTAGTTTAGATGAAGTTGATCCCAAACTTCTTGAGACTTTTGACAAATTGGGAATACCCCTTACGGAGCAAAAAAAACTCACAAATGTAGCAGTAGATGCTGTCTTTGATAGTGTTTCTATAGCCACAACTTTTAGAGAAGAACTTGCTGAACATGGAGTTATATTTTGCTCAATTAGTGAAGCAGTAAAAAATCACTCGGATTTAATTGAAAAATATTTGGGTACAGTTGTTCCAGCTAGTGATAATTATTTTGCAGCACTAAATTCTGCTGTTTTTAGTGATGGTTCTTTTGTATATATTCCAAAGGGTGTTACCTGCCCTATGGACCTATCTTCCTACTTCAGAATTAATAGTGGAGATTCAGGACAATTCGAAAGGACACTAATCATTGCTGAAGAATCAAGTTCTGTAAGTTACCTAGAAGGTTGTACAGCTCCAATGTTTGATACAAATACCCTTCATGCAGCAGTTGTAGAGCTTGTAGCATTAGACGACGCCTCAATAAAATATTCAACAGTGCAAAATTGGTATGCTGGTGATGAAGAAGGAATTGGCGGAATTTTTAATTTTGTCACCAAGAGAGGAAAATGTTTAGGCAAAAGAAGTAAAATTAGCTGGTCACAAGTTGAAACAGGCTCTGCAATTACATGGAAATATCCTAGCTGCCTTCTTCTAGGGGAAGAATCTGTAGGAGAATTTTATTCAGTGGCACTCACCAATAATCTTCAGCAAGCAGATACCGGAACAAAAATGATCCATATCGGTCCTAAGACCAAATCAACTATTGTTAGCAAAGGCATTAGTGCAGGCAAGTCAATCAATAGCTACAGAGGTCTTGTCAAAATAGGAACAAAAGCTAGAGGATCAAGAAATTACAGTCAATGTGATTCAATGTTAATTGGGGATCAAGCTTCTGCGAATACATTCCCTTACATCAAATCTCAACAACCTAATTCCGAAATTGAGCATGAAGCAAGCACATGTAGAATCTCAGAAGATCAACTTTTTTATCTCCAAAGCAGAGGTATAGAATTTGAGGAGGCAGTATCTATGATGGTCAGCGGTTTTTGCAGAGATGTATTTAATCAATTACCTATGGAATTTGCTGCTGAAGCAGATAAGTTACTGGCACTTAAGCTAGAGGGATCAGTAGGCTAA